CGATCGCGGCAGCGTCGATCTGTCCAAGGTCGAGATCATGGTGCTCGACGAGGCCGATCGCATGCTGGACATGGGGTTCCTGCCCGCCATCGAGCGCATTCTGCGCAGCGTGCCCGCGAAGCGTCAGACCCTGCTGTTTTCGGCGACGTTTGCTGGCCCGATCCGCCAGCTCGCCGGGCGTTTCCTGCACGAGCCCGAGGCGATCGAGGTCGCGCGCGCGAATGCCACCACCGAAGCGGTGAGCCAGTCGGTATATCTGGTGGACCACGCACGCAAGCGCGAGCTGCTGTCGTATCTGATCGGGTCGCGCAACTGGCGCCAGGTGCTGGTGTTTACGCGCACCAAACGCGGCGCCGACCGCCTGGCCGTCAGTCTCGCCAAGGACGGCCTGACGGCCGCGGCGATCCATGGCGACAAAAGCCAGGGCGCGCGCACCCGTGCGCTCAAGGATTTCAAGCGCCAGTCCGTGCGCGTGCTGGTGGCTACCGATGTGGCCGCCCGCGGCCTGGACATAGACCGCCTGCCGCACGTGGTCAACTACGAACTGCCGGATACGCCGGAGGACTATGTGCATCGCATCGGCCGTACCGGTCGCGGCGGGGAGCGCGGCGAGGCCTTGTCGTTGGTCTGCGTGGACGAATCGGATCAATTTCGCGCGATCCAGCGTCTCATCAACATGCCGCTGACCGTGGATACCGTCGACGGTTTCGAGCCGGAATCGGCCTTCGATCCCAATCGCGCCTCGGGCAAGCCGCCCGCCAAGCGCGGCGCGGGCAACAAGGTCGGTCGCCGCAGGCCGCCTCAGGGTGGGCAGCCGGTGCGTGGCGAGCGTGGTCGCCCGCAGGCGGCCGGTAGCAAACCCGGCCCGCGCGCGCGCCAGCGCCGGGCCTGATGCCGGAGTCCGCCTCGGCGTTGGCCGGGGCGGACCGTCTGCGGCAGGATAGGCGCTTGCCCGGCCGATGGCGTGTGCGGCCGATCGGGTGCGTCCCGCGGTTAGAGGTGGCACGGCGATGAAGACCTTTTCCTGTAGTTGCGGCAATCGCCTTTATTTCGAAAATACGCGTTGCCTGACCTGCGGCAAGGTGCTCGGCTACCTGCCGGATATGGGGATGCTCTCGCCGCTGGTTGCGCTGGGCGACGGCCGTTGGCGCCCCGATCTCGAAGGCCTTCGTGGCCGGCGTTATCGCCAGTGCCGTCATTATGCGGTCGAGAATGTTTGCAACTGGATGATCGCGGAAACGGACGACGGCGTTTTCTGCCGTGCCTGCCGGCTCAATGAAGCCATTCCCAATCTGGCCAAGCCCGGCAATCGCCAGGCCTGGCTGCGTATCGAAAAGGCCAAGCGCAGGTTGATCTACACCCTGGACCGGCTCGGCCTTCCGGTGTTCGGCAAGGCGGCCGATCCCGCGCACGGGCTGGCCTTCGCCTTTCTCGAGGACGTGGACGACAGTCTCGAATTCAACGACGAGGGCGGCAGCGGGCGGATTTACACCGGCCACCTCAACGGCACCATCACCATCAATCTCGCGGAGGCCGATCCCAGTACGCGTGAACGCGTCCGCGAGGCGATGAACGAGCAGTACCGCACCTTGCTGGGGCATTTCCGCCACGAAAGCGGACACTATTACTGGTACCGTCTGGTCGCGACCAGCGAGTGGCTGGCGCCTTTCAGAGCGCTTTTCGGGGATGAGCGCGAGGATTACGCGCGTTCGCTCGCGCGCTACTACGCCGCAGGCCCCCCCAAGGACTGGCCCAGTCGCCACGTCAGCGCCTATGCGGCGGCGCATCCCTGGGAGGATTGGGCGGAAACCTGGGCGCATTACCTGCATCTGGTCGATACGCTCGAAATGGCCCGCGACTACGAACTGGCCATTCATGGGCGGCCCGTGCGCTCCTTGGAGGCGACCCTCGATGCCACCACCGATCTCTACGATCTGCTGGCCGACTGGCACCAGCTGACCCAGACGCTCAATGCGCTCAACCGCAGCATGGGTCAGCCCGATGCCTACCCCTTTACCCTGACCGGCCAGGCGGTGGAGAAGATTGCCCTGGTACACCGCCTCATCGCGGCGTCAGCCGCCGGCTGAAGGCGCCTGCAAGCCGGCTTCCCAGTCGAATTGCGGCAGCGCGTTGATGCCGTCGATCAACACCTTGTTCCAGATCTGTTGGATGTCGATGTACAGCGGATCGTCCACGTCGAGCAGCATGCGGTGCCCGAGACTCAGCGTGCCGGCCTCGTAGATTGCGAGTTCGAAGGGGGCGCCCACGGAAACGTTGCTGCGCATGGTCGAATCAAGCGAAACCAGCGCGCAGCGCGCGGCGTCGCCGAGGCTGGTTTCCGGCCGCACCACGCGGTCGAGGATCGGCTTGCCGTATTTGATTTCGCCGATCTGCAGATAGGGCTTGGACGGCGGGGCGGCGATGTAGTTGCCTTCCGGGTAGATCAGCAGCAGTTCCTGCGCCTGGCCCTCGATTTGCCCGCCTAGGATGAAGGTGGTTTCCAGATTGACGCCGCTGCGCTGGCTGCCGCCGGAATGGCGTCGCTGGACCTCGCAGCTGAGATTGCCGACGTAATCCGCAGCCTCGAACAGATGTGCTACGGTGTTGAGGCTGGTGGGGGCGTCCTGCTCAAGATCGCGTTCGATCAGATTGATCACCGCCTGGGTGGTGGCGAGATTGCCGGCGCTCAGCAACACGAAGGATCTTGCGCCTGGCATGTCGAATGCATACATCTTGGAGTAGGTATTGATGTGGTCCATGCCGGCATTGGTGCGGCTGTCGGAGGCCAGAACCATCCCCGAGTTAACCTTGATCGCGAGGCAGTACGTCATGGCAGGCGCTCTGTTGATATTGGAGTATGGCGGTGACCGGGCAAGTGCTTCTGCGCACCGTCATGGTGCATCCCATGCCTGCTAGGGTCGCGTGTGCCGTAGCCAATCGAAGACACGTGCCGGACAGGGTGGAATATTGCGGAGGGAATCGCCCGATGCAAGTCGCCGGCGCATCATCTCACAAGGAGCTTGTGCATGGCGATTGAATGGCAGCGCTATGTAACCGATGGGCTGTACGACGAACTGATCGAAAAACCGGGAAAACCCCGCAACGGCGCCGAGGCGTTGTGCCGCTTCCTCGGCGGGCTTGACGACCGCGAACTGGCCGAACACCGTGCCGCAGCCGAGCTGGCGATACGGACCATGGGCATCACCTTCACCGTGTATTCCGAAGAAGACGGCTCCATCGACCGGGCCTGGCCCTTCGATGTCGTGCCGCGCGTGATTCCGCGCGCCGAATGGGAGCTTATCGAGCGGGGACTCAAGCAGCGCGTGCAGGCGCTGAACCTGTTCATCGACGATCTTTACCACCGTCAGCACATTCTCAAGGACGGCGTCGTGCCGCGCGAGCTGATCGCCAATTCGCGCGATTTCCGCGAGCAGTGCATTGGCATCAACCCGCCGCTCGGGGTGTGGGCGCACATCTGCGGTTCCGATCTGGTCCGCGACAGCGACGGCACGGTCTACGTACTGGAGGACAACCTGCGCGTGCCCTCGGGCGTTTCCTACATGCTCGAGAACCGGCAGGTGATGAAACGCGTGTTTCCCGAGCTGTTCGAGGACTCCAGCATCCTGCCGGTGGACGATTACCCTGCCCAGCTTTACGACTGTCTTTCGGCGCTGTCTCGCCGTAGGGTCAAGCAGCCTGAGGTGGTGGTGCTCACGCCGGGCATTTTCAACTCGGCCTACTTCGAGCACGCCTACCTTGCCCAGCAGATGGGCGCCGAGCTGGTGGAGGGGTCCGATCTGCTGGTGGGCGAGGACGATTGCGTCTACATGCGCACCATCGAAGGCCTGTCGCGCGTCGACGTGATCTACCGCCGGATCGACGACCAGTTTCTCGATCCCGAGGTGTTCCGGCCGGATTCTCAGCTGGGCGTGCCGGGGCTGATGCGCGCCTGGCGCAAGGGCAAGGTCGCGCTCGCCAATGCCCCGGGCTCGGGCGTGGCGGACGACAAGGTGATCTATACCTATGTGCCTGGAATCATCCGCTACTATCTCGATCAGGATCCGATCCTGCCCAACGTGCCTTCGTACCTCTGCGTCAACAAGAGCGAGCGCGACCACGTGCTTGCCAATCTGGACAAGCTGGTGGTCAAGCCGGCCAATGAATCCGGCGGCTATGGCATGCTGGTCGGGCCGGCGGCCAGCCGTAAGGAGCGCGAGGCATTCGCCGAACTGATCCGCAAGCAACCTCGCAATTACATGGCCCAGCCGATGTTGACGCTGTCCACCGCGCCGACCTTGGTCGACAATCGCGTCGAGCCGCGCCACCTCGATCTGCGGCCCTTCATCCTCTCCGGCAAGAAGACCTACGTCACCACCGGCGGCCTCACGCGTGTGGCGCTGCGCAAGGGGTCCACCGTGGTCAATTCGTCGCAGGGTGGCGGCAGCAAGGACACCTGGATCGTCGACACGGAGGGAAGCTGAGGATGCTGTCGCGGGTTGCGGAACGTATCTACTGGCTGGGCCGTTATCTGGAGCGGGCCGAAAACACGGCGCGGCTGGTCAACGTCAACACGCTGCTGCTGCTCGATCTGCCGAGGCGCGTGCCGCTGGGCTGGCAGCCGCTGGTCGACATCACCGGCAGCAGCGAACAGTTCGCGGAACACTACAACGAGGCCTCGGAGCGCAATGTCGTCCGTTTCCTGGTGGCGGACGAAAAAAATCCGGGGTCCCTGCTCAGCTCGCTGCATTCCGCGCGGGAGAATGCGCGTACCATCCGGGACGCGCTGCCGCGCGAGGGCTGGGAGCGCATCAACGACCTCTACCTCAAGGCCAAGGCCGAGCTGCCTTCGGGGCTGGCGCGCAGCCGCCGTTACGACAAACTGGGCGAAGTGATCGCGGCCGCGCAGCAAGTGACCGGGTTGCTGGCGGGCTCGATGTTGCACGACGAGGGCTACGACTTCCTGCGCATCGGTCGCAATCTCGAACGCGCCGATATGACCACGCGTATCGTTGACGTGCGCACCGCGCCCGCGCATCCCGACGTGCAGAGCGCGGAGCTAGAGCCGTTCCGGCATGCCCAGTGGCTATCCCTGCTGCGTTCCATCTCCGGCTACCAAGCCTATTGGCTCAAGGTGCAGGCGCCGGTGCGCCGGCGCGAGGTGCTCGAGTTCCTGTTCAAGGAGCGCCAGTTTCCCCGCTCGATCCTGCACGGTATCGGCGAGGCGGCGGCGGCGATCGGCCACTTGCCCCGTAGCGAGGCACTGACCGCGGAGATCGACGCGTTGGCGGCGCGCATCGGCAAGCGCCGCGTCGGCCGCATGGACGACGATGCGGTGCATGCCTTCGTGGACCTTGTGCAGCTCAAGCTCGGTCGTCTGCACGATGCCATCGCGGCCACCTACTTCCAGGCCGTGCCGGCCGAGCGGCGCCCGCGAAGAGGCCGTGGCCGCAAGAAATCCGTAGTCGCACCCACGCAGAACTGACCGCCATCCGGCGCCGTAGTGCGTATGGGCGATTGAAAGGAGTGACCTGACGATGGCCATACGCGTCGCGATTCATCATCACACCGAATACCGTTACGACCGCGCGGTTGAACTGACCCCGCATGTGATCCGCCTGCGGCCGGCGCCGCACGCCCGCACATCCATCCCGAGCTACTCGCTGAAGATCGAGCCGGCGGATCATTTCATCAACTGGCAGCAGGATCCCTTCGGCAACTTTCAGGCCAGACTGGTGTTCCCGAAGAAGACGCGTCTGTTGGCCGTGACCGTCGAGCTGGTCGCCGAAATGACGGTGATCAACCCCTTCGATTTTTTCCTCGAGGCCTATGCGGAGCGATGGCCTTTCGACTACGCCCACGATCTTGCCAGGGCGCTGGCGCCCTACCGGGAGCAGACGGAGTCCGGTCCGCTGTTGCGCGAATGGCTGGCGGCGGTGCCGCGCGACCCGATGCCGACGGTCGACTTCCTGGTCGCGCTCAATCGGCGTCTTCAGGGCGACATCGGTTATCTGGTGCGTATGGAGCCGGGTGTACAGACCTGCGAGCAGACGCTGGGCCTGCGCAGCGGCTCTTGCCGCGATTCGGCGTGGCTGCTGGTGCAGATCCTGAGGCATCTGGGTCTGGCCGCGCGTTTCGTTTCGGGGTATCTCGTCCAGCTGACGGCCGACGTCAAGGCGCTCGACGGCCCCTCCGGGCCGGTGCAGGATTTCACCGACCTGCATGCCTGGGCTGAGGTTTACGTGCCCGGCGCCGGCTGGGTCGGCCTGGATCCCACGTCGGGGCTGTTCGCCGGCGAGGGCCACATCCCGCTTGCCTGCACGCCGACCCCTGAGGATGCGGCGCCGCTGACGGGGGCGACCGATCCTTGCGAGACCGAATTCGCCTATCGCAACGAGGTGGTGAGGATCCACGAGGATCCGCGCGTGACCCGCCCGTACAGCGAAGCGCAGTGGCAGCGGGTGATGGACCTCGGGCGGGCGGTGGACACCGAGCTCGAGCGCGGCGATGTGCGCCTGACCATGGGCGGCGAGCCGACCTTCGTGTCGGTCGACGACATGGACGATCCGCAGTGGAACACGGCCGCGTTGGGCGACGACAAGCGACGGCTTGCCGATGCGCTGTTCAAACGTCTGCAGGCGCGCTTCGCGCCGGGTGCGTTGCTGCACCGAGGGCAGGGCAAGTGGTACCCGGGCGAACCCTTGCCGCGCTGGGCGCTGACCTGCGTCTGGCGGCGCGATGGCGAGCCCGTGTGGCGAGACCCGCGCTGGCTGGCGGACGAACGCGCGCCCGGCACGGCGGATCTCGCGCAGGCGGAACGTTTCGCCATCAGCCTGGCGCGTCGCCTTGGCCTCGACGATACCTGCGTGACCGCCGGTTACGAGGACGCCTTCCATTACCTGCACGCCGAGCAGCGCATGCCCGACAACCTGGACCCGCAGTCGGCGGCGCTGGACGACCCGCTCGCGCGCAAGCGTCTTGCCCGAGTGCTCTCGCGGGGCTTGTCGCAACCGGTTGGCTACGCCCTGCCGTTGCGCTGGGACGATGTCGCCGCGTGCTGGCGCTCGTCCCGCTGGCGCTTTCGCGCCGCTGCGATGTATCTGCTGCCCGGCGATTCGCCGATGGGGTTCCGCTTGCCGCTGGATGCGCTGCCCTGGGTCGAACCGGCGCGGCGCGAACCGCCAGCGACGCGCGATCCCTTCGAGCCGCGGGCCGATCTGAGAGCGGCGATGGGCGAGGTGGCGCAACGATACGATGCGCCCGACCGCGCGGTGGACGAGTCCGCGCCGGAACCCGCGGACGCCGACGAGTGGGCGGGTGACGAAACGCCGATCGCCCATACCGCGCTTTGCGTCGAAGTCCGCGATGCCCGTCTGCACGTGTTCCTGCCGCCGCTGAGCCATGCCGAACATTTCCTGGCGCTGGTGTCGACCGTCGAGGCGGTCGCGGCAGAGCTGTCTCAGGCCGTGATCGTGGAAGGCTACGAGCCGCCGGAAGATTCCCGCCTGGCCCGTTTCAAGCTGACGCCCGATCCCGGCGTGATCGAGGTCAATGTGCAGCCGACCGCGCGCTGGGATGAACTCGTCGACCTGACCACCTCGCTCTATGAGGAAGCCTTCCAGACCCGGCTCGGCACGGAAAAATTCATGCTCGACGGCCGTCATACCGGCACCGGCGGCGGCAATCACGTCACCCTCGGCGGCGCCACGCCGGCCGACAGCCCGCTGCTGCGCAGGCCGCAGCTGCTGCGCAGTCTGCTGGTATACTGGCAGCATCATCCGGCGCTGTCCTACCTGTTCTCCGGCTTGTTCATCGGGCCTACCAGTCAGGCGCCGCGCATCGACGAGGCGCGTGACGACAGTCTCTACGAGCTGGAGATCGCCCTGCAGCAGCTGCCGTCCGGCGAAACCCCGGCGCCCTGGCTGGTGGATCGTCTGCTGCGCAACCTGCTGACCGACATCACCGGCAATACCCATCGCGCGGAATTTTGTATCGACAAGCTGTTTTCGCCGCAGGGTCCGGCCGGCCGCCTCGGGCTGCTTGAGTTCCGGGGATTTGAGATGCCGCCGCATCCGCGCATGAGCGCGGTACAGATGCTCCTGCTGCGCGCCCTGGTCGCCCGCTTCTGGGAACATCCCTACCTGCAGCGGCCGATTCGCTGGGGCACCGGTCTGCACGACCGCTTCATGCTGCCCCATTTCGTCTGGTCGGATCTGCGTTCGGTGATCGAGGATCTGCAGCGTTGGGGCTTTGAGTTCGACCTGCAGTGGTTCGCGCCGTTTCTGGAATTCCGTTTCCCGCATTACGGAACGGTCCAGTGGAACGGTATCGCCATGGAACTGCGGGCCGCCCTCGAACCCTGGCATGTGCTGGGCGAAGAGGTCACGGCTACCGGCACCGCGCGTTACGTGGATTCCTCCGTCGAGCGCGTGCAGCTGCGGGTGAGCGGGTTGCCGGAGGGGCGTTACCGGGTGGCCTGCAATGGCCGCCACGTTCCGCTCACGTCGACCGGCGTGGTCGGAGAATACGTGGCCGGAGTGCGTTTCAAGGCCTGGCAGCCGCCTTCCGGGCTGCATCCGACCATCCCGCGACAGGGTCCGCTGGTGTTCGATCTGATCGACGATTTCAATGCCCGCGCAGTGGCCGGTTGCACCTACCATGTGGCTCATCCGGGCGGACGCAACTATGACGGTTATCCGGTGAACGCCAACGAGGCGGAGTCGCGCCGCATCGCGCGTTTCCGCGCGGAGGGGCATTCGCCGGGTGGCGGCGTGCCGTCGCCGGAACCGCCCAATCCCTATCTGCCGACCACTCTGGACCTGCGCTATCGCCCGGGCTGAGCGTGACGCCAGAGCCTGTCAGTCCTCGTCTTCCTCACCCCAGTCGTCTTCGTCCTCGTCGGCATCCGTATCCGGCTCGTCGCCGGCGACGACCAGTTCGTCCATGTCGTCTTCCGGCGGTTCCTCGCGGGCCGGCTTTGCCGCCTTTTCCGAGCTTTCGGCGATCGCCTGAGCGCGGCTGACGCGCGGGCGGAATTCCTTGCGCGCGTCAGCAAAGGCCGCCTTGAGGGCGCCGACGTCGGCTTCGCCGTCGCTGAGTTCGCGCAGTTTGGCGTCGACGATCTCGCGTTTGTACTCGAGAAAGGCGTTGCGCGAATGGTTGAAGAGATAGACGGTGTCCGGCTTGCCCGTATTCAGGCGCTGATCCAGCACCACGGGCGTGCTTTTGCTACCCGCCTCCAAGTAACCGCACCATATCGGATTTTCGCTCATAGGTTTGACAGCCTGCCGGTTGACCGCTGGGAAATTTTAAGGGGACCGTCCGGCCATCGTGTGCGGGCATGCCGCATCCACGCGCAGCGCGATGGGGCGGTGGGTCCGTCAGTCGGTTGGATTCGCCTGCGCCCGCGCGCCCGGTGCCTGCCGGACGGGTCTCGCGCCGCATGATAATCATTGCGGCGTGCGTGTCCATATTTTTGTGCGTGGCGTCCGCAGCGCTGCGGCGCAAGCGAAGCGCCCGGGTGTGTCATATGCTTGGGTCATGGCGGCGGGCACTTGCTCGCGGCACCTAAGAAAAGGGAATGTCGGCCACCCATGACGCGGCAGGTGACAGGACAACCGCCTGTTCGAGGGCGCGACGCGCCCGAGCGGGACCCGGTCTATTCGTTGGTCGGCGGCTTTGCCGACGGGCGGCTGGAAGCGGATTTCAGGCGATCCCATCATGGCTGGTTCAATGGACGTCTGATCACGGCTGGTCTACTCGGCGGCATTCTCTACTTTGTCGCCTTGCTGTACGACCATGCCGTGCTCGGCGACTCGAATGCCTATCACTGGCTGTTCGTCGATCGACTGGCGGTCATGGCCGCGGGACTATGGCTGGCGGCGCGCGCGCACTATAACGGCAAGCGCGACCG
The Acidihalobacter prosperus DNA segment above includes these coding regions:
- a CDS encoding DEAD/DEAH box helicase gives rise to the protein MTFSDLGLSAAVLRAVTEQGYESPTPIQAQAIPAVLRGKDLMAGAQTGTGKTAAFTLPLLDRLAAAAQGGPRRVRALILAPTRELAAQVQDSVRVYGAHLPLRSLAVFGGVGIQPQIMALRRGVDILVATPGRLQDHLDRGSVDLSKVEIMVLDEADRMLDMGFLPAIERILRSVPAKRQTLLFSATFAGPIRQLAGRFLHEPEAIEVARANATTEAVSQSVYLVDHARKRELLSYLIGSRNWRQVLVFTRTKRGADRLAVSLAKDGLTAAAIHGDKSQGARTRALKDFKRQSVRVLVATDVAARGLDIDRLPHVVNYELPDTPEDYVHRIGRTGRGGERGEALSLVCVDESDQFRAIQRLINMPLTVDTVDGFEPESAFDPNRASGKPPAKRGAGNKVGRRRPPQGGQPVRGERGRPQAAGSKPGPRARQRRA
- a CDS encoding zinc-binding metallopeptidase family protein, whose amino-acid sequence is MKTFSCSCGNRLYFENTRCLTCGKVLGYLPDMGMLSPLVALGDGRWRPDLEGLRGRRYRQCRHYAVENVCNWMIAETDDGVFCRACRLNEAIPNLAKPGNRQAWLRIEKAKRRLIYTLDRLGLPVFGKAADPAHGLAFAFLEDVDDSLEFNDEGGSGRIYTGHLNGTITINLAEADPSTRERVREAMNEQYRTLLGHFRHESGHYYWYRLVATSEWLAPFRALFGDEREDYARSLARYYAAGPPKDWPSRHVSAYAAAHPWEDWAETWAHYLHLVDTLEMARDYELAIHGRPVRSLEATLDATTDLYDLLADWHQLTQTLNALNRSMGQPDAYPFTLTGQAVEKIALVHRLIAASAAG
- a CDS encoding peptidase produces the protein MTYCLAIKVNSGMVLASDSRTNAGMDHINTYSKMYAFDMPGARSFVLLSAGNLATTQAVINLIERDLEQDAPTSLNTVAHLFEAADYVGNLSCEVQRRHSGGSQRSGVNLETTFILGGQIEGQAQELLLIYPEGNYIAAPPSKPYLQIGEIKYGKPILDRVVRPETSLGDAARCALVSLDSTMRSNVSVGAPFELAIYEAGTLSLGHRMLLDVDDPLYIDIQQIWNKVLIDGINALPQFDWEAGLQAPSAGG
- a CDS encoding circularly permuted type 2 ATP-grasp protein, whose amino-acid sequence is MAIEWQRYVTDGLYDELIEKPGKPRNGAEALCRFLGGLDDRELAEHRAAAELAIRTMGITFTVYSEEDGSIDRAWPFDVVPRVIPRAEWELIERGLKQRVQALNLFIDDLYHRQHILKDGVVPRELIANSRDFREQCIGINPPLGVWAHICGSDLVRDSDGTVYVLEDNLRVPSGVSYMLENRQVMKRVFPELFEDSSILPVDDYPAQLYDCLSALSRRRVKQPEVVVLTPGIFNSAYFEHAYLAQQMGAELVEGSDLLVGEDDCVYMRTIEGLSRVDVIYRRIDDQFLDPEVFRPDSQLGVPGLMRAWRKGKVALANAPGSGVADDKVIYTYVPGIIRYYLDQDPILPNVPSYLCVNKSERDHVLANLDKLVVKPANESGGYGMLVGPAASRKEREAFAELIRKQPRNYMAQPMLTLSTAPTLVDNRVEPRHLDLRPFILSGKKTYVTTGGLTRVALRKGSTVVNSSQGGGSKDTWIVDTEGS
- a CDS encoding alpha-E domain-containing protein, producing the protein MLSRVAERIYWLGRYLERAENTARLVNVNTLLLLDLPRRVPLGWQPLVDITGSSEQFAEHYNEASERNVVRFLVADEKNPGSLLSSLHSARENARTIRDALPREGWERINDLYLKAKAELPSGLARSRRYDKLGEVIAAAQQVTGLLAGSMLHDEGYDFLRIGRNLERADMTTRIVDVRTAPAHPDVQSAELEPFRHAQWLSLLRSISGYQAYWLKVQAPVRRREVLEFLFKERQFPRSILHGIGEAAAAIGHLPRSEALTAEIDALAARIGKRRVGRMDDDAVHAFVDLVQLKLGRLHDAIAATYFQAVPAERRPRRGRGRKKSVVAPTQN
- a CDS encoding transglutaminase family protein, encoding MAIRVAIHHHTEYRYDRAVELTPHVIRLRPAPHARTSIPSYSLKIEPADHFINWQQDPFGNFQARLVFPKKTRLLAVTVELVAEMTVINPFDFFLEAYAERWPFDYAHDLARALAPYREQTESGPLLREWLAAVPRDPMPTVDFLVALNRRLQGDIGYLVRMEPGVQTCEQTLGLRSGSCRDSAWLLVQILRHLGLAARFVSGYLVQLTADVKALDGPSGPVQDFTDLHAWAEVYVPGAGWVGLDPTSGLFAGEGHIPLACTPTPEDAAPLTGATDPCETEFAYRNEVVRIHEDPRVTRPYSEAQWQRVMDLGRAVDTELERGDVRLTMGGEPTFVSVDDMDDPQWNTAALGDDKRRLADALFKRLQARFAPGALLHRGQGKWYPGEPLPRWALTCVWRRDGEPVWRDPRWLADERAPGTADLAQAERFAISLARRLGLDDTCVTAGYEDAFHYLHAEQRMPDNLDPQSAALDDPLARKRLARVLSRGLSQPVGYALPLRWDDVAACWRSSRWRFRAAAMYLLPGDSPMGFRLPLDALPWVEPARREPPATRDPFEPRADLRAAMGEVAQRYDAPDRAVDESAPEPADADEWAGDETPIAHTALCVEVRDARLHVFLPPLSHAEHFLALVSTVEAVAAELSQAVIVEGYEPPEDSRLARFKLTPDPGVIEVNVQPTARWDELVDLTTSLYEEAFQTRLGTEKFMLDGRHTGTGGGNHVTLGGATPADSPLLRRPQLLRSLLVYWQHHPALSYLFSGLFIGPTSQAPRIDEARDDSLYELEIALQQLPSGETPAPWLVDRLLRNLLTDITGNTHRAEFCIDKLFSPQGPAGRLGLLEFRGFEMPPHPRMSAVQMLLLRALVARFWEHPYLQRPIRWGTGLHDRFMLPHFVWSDLRSVIEDLQRWGFEFDLQWFAPFLEFRFPHYGTVQWNGIAMELRAALEPWHVLGEEVTATGTARYVDSSVERVQLRVSGLPEGRYRVACNGRHVPLTSTGVVGEYVAGVRFKAWQPPSGLHPTIPRQGPLVFDLIDDFNARAVAGCTYHVAHPGGRNYDGYPVNANEAESRRIARFRAEGHSPGGGVPSPEPPNPYLPTTLDLRYRPG